In Ananas comosus cultivar F153 linkage group 10, ASM154086v1, whole genome shotgun sequence, the following proteins share a genomic window:
- the LOC109715956 gene encoding gibberellin 3-beta-dioxygenase 2-like, which produces MPALSQSPHHFDLGSARDVPESHLWSDSADDHPVAGPADDAVPVVDVTAGDAAEVVGRACEEWGVFQATGHGLPAHLLDRVEAQIRRLFALPAHDKLRAARSLDNVSGYGLVPISSFFSKLMWSEGFTIAGSPLDHARKLWPHDHRSFCDVIEEYNKAMRDLAGRLLQLMLLSLGLAEEDVNWAGATGEFGDMSTVIQLNSYPACPDPDRAMGLAAHTDSSLFTILFQNRVSGLQVLRPTGRAGPAHWVTVRPIPGAFVVNVGDLLHILSNGRFKSVVHRAVVNRTAHRVSAGFFCGPPHNIKVAPLEKLMEPTKGPAYRAVTWHEYLGLRRKLFDKALQSIKISEEKWEDHSNSSNNTNTNTNTNTNSSKASSVITCV; this is translated from the exons ATGCCTGCTCTTTCACAATCCCCGCACCACTTCGACCTGGGCTCGGCCCGCGACGTTCCGGAGTCGCACTTGTGGTCCGATTCGGCCGACGACCACCCGGTGGCCGGCCCGGCCGACGACGCCGTTCCCGTCGTCGACGTGACGGCCGGCGATGCCGCGGAGGTCGTGGGCCGGGCCTGCGAGGAGTGGGGGGTGTTCCAGGCCACGGGCCACGGCCTGCCGGCCCATCTCCTCGACCGCGTGGAGGCCCAAATCCGCCGCCTCTTCGCCCTCCCGGCCCACGACAAGCTCAGGGCCGCGCGGTCCCTGGATAACGTCTCCGGCTACGGCCTCGTCCccatctcctccttcttctccaagctgaTGTGGTCCGAGGGCTTCACCATCGCCGGCTCCCCCCTCGACCACGCCCGCAAGCTCTGGCCCCACGACCACCGCTCCTTCTG CGACGTAATTGAGGAATACAACAAGGCAATGAGGGATCTAGCCGGGAGGCTACTGCAGCTGATGCTGCTCTCCCTGGGCCTCGCCGAAGAGGACGTCAATTGGGCCGGGGCGACGGGGGAGTTCGGTGATATGAGCACTGTGATTCAGCTCAACTCGTACCCGGCCTGCCCCGACCCAGACCGGGCCATGGGCCTCGCCGCGCACACGGACTCGAGCCTCTTCACCATCCTCTTCCAGAACCGCGTAAGCGGGCTCCAAGTCCTCCGGCCgacgggccgtgccgggccggcccACTGGGTGACGGTCCGACCGATCCCCGGAGCTTTCGTCGTGAACGTCGGGGATCTGCTCCACATCCTGTCCAACGGCCGGTTCAAGAGCGTCGTCCACCGGGCCGTTGTTAACCGGACGGCCCACCGGGTGTCGGCCGGATTCTTCTGCGGCCCGCCGCATAATATTAAGGTGGCGCCGCTAGAGAAGCTAATGGAGCCCACTAAGGGCCCGGCTTACCGGGCCGTGACGTGGCACGAGTATTTGGGGCTGAGGAGGAAGCTCTTCGACAAGGCGCTGCAATCGATAAAGATATCCGAGGAGAAGTGGGAGGATCACAGTAACAGCAGCAacaacaccaacaccaacaccaacaccaacaccaacagCAGCAAAGCTTCCTCTGTAATCACTTGTGTTTAA
- the LOC109716440 gene encoding ABC transporter G family member 31 has protein sequence MWAPTEPAFSRSSSYRECSGVEEEEEEALRRAAIERLPTFARARRGLLRRGDDSPGAFSEVDVAALSSEDRTALVDRLLSDTGDAGQFFSRIRRRFDAVNLEFPKIEVRFQDLKVGAYVHVGSRALPTIPNFICNMTEAFLRYLRIFPGRRIKLPILDNISGIIQPSRLTLLLGPPSSGKTTLLLALAGRLSSGLQMSGNITYNGHSLKEFVPQRTSAYVSQQDWHASEMTVRETLEFAGRSQGVGIKYDMLTELLRREKNAGIKPDEDLDIFMKALALEGKQTNLVAEYIMKILGLDICADTRVGDEMIKGISGGQKKRLTTGELLVGPARVLFMDEISTGLDSSTTYHIIKYLKHSTQALDGTTIISLLQPAPETYELFDDVILISEGQIVYQGPRDAAVDYFAGMGFRCPERKNVADFLQEVTSKKDQQQYWYLYDYPYQFIPVSKFADAFKAFHVGKKLSEELAVPYNKENNHPAALSTSSYGVKRFELLKANFNWQLLLMKRNSFVYVFKFIQLLLVAVITMTVFYRSTMHRETVDDGIVYLAALYFAIIMILFNGFTEVSLLITKLPVLYKHRDLHFYPPWTYTLPSWLLSVPTSVIESAMWVIVTYYVIGYDPQIKRFLAQFLLLFFLHQMSLALFRVIASLGRNMIVANTFGSFAMLVVMILGGFIISRDSIPVWWIWGYWISPLMYAQNAISINEFLGHSWDKKVGKNGIPLGEVVLKGYGLFSESYWYWIGVGALFAYTVILNILFTLFLTYLNPLGRQQAVVSKDEIRQRDQKRKRERIAVELRSYLRSDSLTGTNLKEKKGMVLPFQPLSMCFQDINYYVDVPVELKKQGIVEDQLQLLVNVTGAFRPGVLTALVGVSGAGKTTLMDVLAGRKTGGLIEGSITISGYPKNQETFARISGYCEQNDVHSPCVTVIEALLFSAWLRLPSHVDLETRRVFVEEVMELVELNRLSGALVGLPGVNGLSTEQRKRLTIAVELVANPSIVFMDEPTSGLDARAAAIVMRTVRNIVNTGRTIVCTIHQPSIDIFESFDELLFMKRGGELIYAGPLGPKSRKLIDFFEAIPGVPKIKDGYNPAAWMLEVTNPMMENSLGVDFADYYRQSKLFRQNREMVENLSKPNSDSKELSFPTKYAQPFFSQYLACLWKQNLSYWRNPQYTAVRFFYTVVISVMFGTICWQFGSKRATQQDIFNAMGSMYAAVLFVGITNATAVQPVVSIERFVSYRERVAGMYSAFPFALAQVCVEFPYVLVQTLFYGTIFYSLGSFEWTMTKFLWYIFFMYFTLLYFTFFGMMTIAITPNQSVAPIIAAPFYTLWNLFSGFLITRKRIPVWWRWYYWADPISWTLYGLLTSQFGDIEKPMKLSDGNHSANISTFLRVHFGYRHEFLGFVAIMVVGFSVIFAMVFALGIKFLNFQRR, from the exons ATGTGGGCGCCTACGGAGCCGGCGTTCTCGAGGTCGAGCTCGTACCGCGAATGCAGCggcgtggaggaggaggaggaggaggcgctcCGGCGGGCGGCGATCGAGCGCCTCCCCACCTTCGCCCGCGCCCGCCGCGGACTCCTCCGCCGCGGCGACGACTCCCCTGGCGCCTTCTCCGAGGTCGACGTCGCCGCGCTCAGCTCGGAGGACCGCACCGCACTTGTCGACCGCCTCCTCAGCGACACCGGTGATGCCGGGCAGTTCTTCAGCCGGATCCGGCGGAGATTTGATGC AGTGAACCTTGAATTTCCCAAGATTGAAGTAAGATTTCAGGATCTGAAAGTAggtgcttatgttcatgttggGAGCAGAGCATTGCCGACGATCCCCAACTTCATATGTAACATGACAGAG GCTTTTCTGAGATACCTGAGAATCTTCCCAGGCAGAAGAATCAAACTGCCAATATTGGACAACATCAGTGGGATTATCCAGCCCTCTAG ACTGACGCTGCTTTTGGGTCCTCCAAGTTCTGGAAAGACAACCTTGCTTTTGGCTCTTGCAGGGCGGCTCAGTTCTGGTCTGCAG ATGTCAGGGAACATTACCTATAACGGGCACAGTCTGAAGGAATTTGTTCCTCAGAGAACATCTGCCTATGTCAGTCAGCAGGACTGGCATGCTTCAGAGATGACAGTCAGAGAAACTCTAGAATTTGCGGGACGTTCTCAGGGTGTTGGAATAAAATATG ATATGCTTACGGAGCTACtgagaagagaaaagaatgcAGGGATAAAACCTGATGAGGATCTCGATATATTtatgaag GCATTGGCTTTAGAAGGCAAGCAGACAAATCTTGTAGCAGAGTATATAATGAAG ATTTTAGGGCTGGATATCTGTGCTGACACCCGTGTTGGAGATGAGATGATCAAAGGGATCTCAGGAGGACAGAAAAAGCGCCTTACCACAG GTGAATTACTAGTTGGACCCGCTAGAGTGTTATTTATGGATGAGATCTCAACTGGTCTTGACAGTTCAACTACTTATCACATAATAAAGTATCTAAAACATTCTACACAAGCACTTGATGGGACCACAATTATATCTTTGCTGCAACCAGCTCCTGAAACTTATGAACTATTTGATGATGTAATTCTCATATCCGAAGGCCAGATTGTTTATCAGGGACCTCGTGATGCTGCAGTTGATTATTTTGCTGGCATGGGATTCAGGTGCCCAGAACGTAAAAATGTGGCTGATTTTTTGCAAGAA GTTACATCTAAGAAGGACCAGCAACAGTATTGGTATCTATATGACTATCCATACCAGTTTATACCTGTATCTAAATTCGCTGATGCTTTCAAAGCATTCCATGTCGGTAAAAAATTGTCAGAAGAATTGGCCGTTCCATATAACAAAGAAAATAACCATCCTGCTGCGCTTTCAACTTCTAGCTATGGTGTAAAGAGATTTGAGCTTCTGAAGGCCAACTTCAACTGGCAGCTTTTGTTGATGAAACGGAATTCATTTGTCTATGTCTTTAAATTTATTCAG CTTCTGCTTGTTGCTGTTATCACGATGACAGTGTTCTATCGATCAACAATGCACCGTGAGACAGTGGATGATGGGATTGTCTATCTTGCGGCACTATATTTTGCAATAATAATGATCCTATTTAATGGCTTCACTGAAGTTTCATTGTTAATTACGAAGCTTCCTGTGCTTTACAAACACAGGGACTTGCACTTCTATCCACCCTGGACCTACACACTTCCTTCTTGGCTTCTAAGTGTTCCAACTTCAGTAATAGAATCAGCGATGTGGGTGATTGTTACTTATTATGTTATTGGCTATGATCCACAAATTAAGAG ATTCCTTGCCCAATTCCTGctgcttttctttttgcacCAAATGTCTTTGGCTCTTTTCCGGGTGATAGCATCTTTGGGTCGAAATATGATAGTTGCTAACACCTTTGGATCATTTGCAATGTTGGTTGTCATGATTCTTGGAGGGTTTATCATTTCCAGAG ATAGTATACCAGTCTGGTGGATCTGGGGATATTGGATCTCTCCACTAATGTATGCCCAAAATGCTATTTCAATAAATGAATTCCTAGGGCATTCTTGGGACAAG AAAGTTGGAAAGAATGGCATTCCATTAGGTGAAGTAGTACTGAAGGGCTACGGATTATTTTCAGAAAGTTATTGGTACTGGATTGGCGTAGGTGCCTTATTTGCTTACACAGTCATACTCAATATCCTATTCACCTTGTTCCTGACTTATCTTAACC CACTTGGAAGGCAACAAGCTGTTGTTTCAAAAGATGAAATTCGACAGAGagatcaaaagagaaaaagggagagaaTTGCTGTCGAGCTAAGATCCTATTTGCGCTCAGACTCACTTACAG GAACAaatttgaaggagaagaagggcaTGGTTTTACCTTTTCAACCTCTTTCCATGTGCTTTCAGGACATTAATTACTATGTGGATGTGCCTGTG GAACTGAAAAAGCAAGGGATAGTGGAGGATCAACTACAACTACTAGTGAATGTAACTGGGGCATTTAGGCCTGGAGTACTCACTGCACTCGTTGGGGTTAGTGGTGCTGGTAAAACTACCCTTATGGATGTTTTAGCTGGTCGAAAGACTGGAGGACTCATAGAAGGAAGCATCACAATCTCTGGCTATCCCAAAAACCAAGAAACTTTTGCTAGGATTTCTGGTTATTGCGAGCAAAATGATGTGCATTCTCCATGTGTGACAGTTATTGAAGCACTACTTTTCTCTGCCTGGCTTAGGTTGCCTTCTCATGTTGACTTAGAGACTCGAAGG GTTTTTGTAGAGGAGGTGATGGAACTTGTTGAGCTCAATAGATTAAGTGGTGCCCTTGTTGGCTTACCAGGGGTGAATGGTTTGTCCACAGAACAACGGAAAAGGTTGACCATAGCTGTAGAGCTAGTAGCAAATCCTTCCATTGTGTTCATGGACGAACCTACATCAGGATTGGATGCCAGAGCTGCGGCCATCGTGATGAGAACTGTGAGAAATATAGTTAATACCGGGCGGACCATTGTCTGCACGATTCATCAACCAAGCATAGACATTTTTGAATCTTTCGATGAG CTCTTATTTATGAAGCGCGGTGGAGAACTCATATATGCTGGTCCTTTAGGACCAAAGTCTCGCAAGCTAATTGATTTCTTTGAG GCAATTCCTGGAGTGCCCAAGATTAAGGATGGGTATAACCCTGCTGCATGGATGCTCGAGGTGACTAATCCTATGATGGAAAATAGTCTTGGTGTGGATTTTGCAGATTACTATCGACAATCCAAATTATTCCG CCAAAACAGAGAAATGGTTGAAAATTTAAGCAAACCAAACAGTGATTCGAAAGAGCTTAGTTTTCCAACCAAGTATGCACAGCCGTTCTTTTCCCAGTATCTTGCTTGCCTGTGGAAGCAGAACTTGTCATATTGGAGGAATCCTCAATATACAGCAGTTCGTTTCTTTTATACGGTTGTCATTTCCGTGATGTTTGGTACAATCTGCTGGCAATTCGGTTCAAAAAG GGCGACCCAACAAGATATCTTCAATGCCATGGGATCAATGTATGCTGCTGTCTTGTTCGTCGGAATTACAAATGCTACTGCCGTTCAGCCTGTGGTTTCCATTGAAAGATTCGTCTCTTATAGAGAGAGGGTGGCCGGGATGTATTCAGCTTTTCCGTTTGCATTAGCTCAG GTTTGTGTTGAGTTCCCATATGTACTGGTACAAACCCTATTCTATGGCACCATATTCTACAGTTTGGGCTCATTTGAGTGGACGATGACCAAGTTCTTGTGGTACATCTTCTTTATGTATTTCACATTGCTGTACTTCACCTTTTTTGGCATGATGACGATAGCAATTACTCCAAACCAGAGTGTTGCACCGATAATTGCTGCCCCATTCTACACACTCTGGAATCTCTTTAGTGGATTTTTGATCACACGGAAG AGGATACCTGTTTGGTGGAGATGGTATTACTGGGCCGATCCAATATCATGGACTCTGTATGGGCTTCTCACCTCCCAATTTGGCGACATTGAGAAGCCCATGAAGCTTTCGGACGGTAATCATTCGGCAAACATAAGTACTTTCCTGAGGGTTCACTTTGGATATCGGCATGAATTCTTAGGCTTTGTTGCAATTATGGTGGTTGGTTTCTCTGTAATTTTTGCTATGGTGTTCGCCCTTGGAATCAAGTTCCTCAACTTCCAAAGaagatga